In Ornithodoros turicata isolate Travis chromosome 1, ASM3712646v1, whole genome shotgun sequence, the DNA window CGCCTCGTTCTTCTTCCAGTGGCGTTCTGTCCCTGGGGTGGCTTAGTACGTTCCTCAGTGTTGTCGTGGGCTTTAATGCAGTTTTAATGTTCACCTGGAAGAGCACCCGTCTACTTAGTTCTGACACACCCTTCAGGTAGGGGATGGTAACGTACATGGGTCTTTCTTGACTACTTTCCGCCTGTTCCGGGCGTGTATTCATCATTCGGCGGTATGTATCACAGATAACTTGTAAAAGTAAACTTTAAAAAAAGTAGAAGTATAACACTTATacttttgattgtaatcgtattgattaagaatatcttctttgattagaTGTGTtactccattttaattctgattcattgaaaacttgtgtgcatTATGATTACGATtgataaaaaatattgtgtttgatgtgtgatacctcttcaaagctattgcatcatacctgtgataagtatattctttattacgtgtattgtattgtatttcttctgcttcaggttttgcgGCTAGATTTTCCCTATTCACCGATTGGCATTACAgcattgactttaataaatatattttcacttgtacttttgtgtgtggctatcctttgcttgtctatgcttgcatgtaaaccgcctactgcacacctatGGTAGCGTGAAGAAAATTGCGGGTGAACTCGGCCCAGgcgaaaaatggcgaaagaagtcgacccaggctgaaaaatgtgcgaggggAAGCGCACGCGCAGTCCTCcagccacgcgccgcccaccaGTAAGAGCACGGACAACGCTCCGTCGACGCGCCGCGAAAAAAGTCGCCGTAGACgagacggtggcgctgccctggtggcggATGTAGGCAAATGGGCCACCCCCAGTGCTATAATAAATACCCTAAATGAAATATTAaatattcaataaacatgtATATTGTTTACATGTGCTGCCttgcgttttgtttcttctgtttcaggtcgtgaaggtttttcggctgggtttttctcattCACCAGATTGACATCagaattggcacaattcccagcactattggcattataattggctttaataaatatatttcaacttgtactttaTGTGTATGACACCTCTTTTCATGCatatgcatgttataagcgcgcggacaaccctccgcacacgcgccgcccgccgCGTGCGGAAAAAAAtgcgcgagtgaagtcggcccaggggtcaATAAAACGAGCCGGATACTAATCACACTTTTGCCTCGGCATGACATAGTACTATATTAGCCCGAATGAGCGCCATAAATGTTTgtacgacatgctcgcggtgGCTCTCCAAGAATGGCCTCCCCGATGTTTTCGAGCAGCTTAGAACTCTCGGGACGTGGTTGGTAAAACATAATTtgtctttgtttgttttcttggTTATAGCTACCTTCTAGGCGTTGGATAAACGGAGCAGTCGGCTAGCAAACATtgtaacaaaacaaaaatcggCTACGTATTGTAACATAGAATCGTGACAAGCACTGGCATCATCTTTCATATTTAGTACTAGGTAaccatgccattaagctagctgctgccCACTGCTACCGTTGTAGTTGTAGTTGCCAGACCAGAAAGCTAGAAAACCTACCTGCCCGCTTCgctgttcgaaacacctgcactcttcttcaaacacttgcaaTCCTTTGTTGTGTCTGTatgcacgttggtcgaaataaagtaaataaatgtatTTAATTTTCTTGGCATAATACTGTTTTACCACGAAAATCAACATTACCGAGGGATCTcgaaagacggctggggacgagagtacagctttattcgaggacggttcctcgaggagcgccttggcAGAGGAATCCCCGAAACGGTTTCATGAAACGCATGGACTCTTGGAATGGAGGAGCGGtactttcctccactcgttgaAACCGAGACTTGTTCATGAATTCGGCGGTAGGTGCATTAGGCTTGACATGGACAGGTTGTATGGCTTATATTGAATCTGTAGTCCACTGCGATCCAACCAATGATCCAACTTCGAGCACCGTGTGTCCAGACACGTTATACTTCAAGTATATTCAAGCGTCAAGTATATGGGACAGAAATTTCGGAGCTATAGAAACTGTGGGACGTCTGATGGCTGCCGACTATGTTTGACAGCTGAAGAGGTGGGAATGCATGGCAAGATGGCGTCTTACCTCTACCTGGCTGGGGCAACatcacctagatacagaaagcttGCGCGTTCGTCGACTTTATGTAACAATCAAGAGACAAGAACAACTTCATttcgggatgatgggtggggagtttcatcgcatggggcgatactctaccccattgctgaagGTGACgcgggaaatgaaataatgagccctttcacaataaggatcgaagtcctgtggtgtccagaagcTGGCTATTCCCTACTcccgccctctctctctcacaaaattgcttggtccagcacactaacaattaagagtcagtcaatcaggatcgtgttttcaacggccgtagccaatcacgaacgtgctttcagagGTCGTAGCCACGGGGACACTGTCGTGTGCGAGTGGTGATTGAACggctttttgtctaaatattcgaggtgagctgcaatcatttgcgagttcttgaattcgcagaatggTGAATCGCAGCAGCAGACGAATTCTTACTATATATGTACatgtagcgaaggagggagaggaggcaatgcgcaggctttctgtatcttggTGGTGTTGGCTGAGGCGCCGCGCTTACGTTCGAGAAATGCACCTCCCTTGAAGGCCCTCAGGGCGCCTGTAGCCCAGGGTCCTTTGAAGGCGAACttgcgggtggtttgggaatacggccctAGGAAGGGCACACCCAATGGCGTTTACTGTGACTACCAAGGGATGTAAGTTCCAACAGTTTTTACCGAAAACTTCAATTACTCCACCTCTACATGACACTCGGGTGCACAAAACAAGCTACTATAACGCACCAAGTGGAAAAGGTCTGTTTTACCATCAGAAACGTTTATTTCTCTAGAAACCAAAACATCAAAGTGGTCAAGAGCTTCCCTTGAGCAGGACTATCTGCGCTCAGTGTTTCCTATGACTGCGAACATTGGTACGAAAAATCAGATCAGATCAAATCACTTTATTGTAAACTGTGAAAATGAAATTTTTAGGGGCAAGGTGGCCCAAAAGCGTCGATAAAGCCGCTTGACAAACGCACAACCCCCAAAAACGTTACAACCGCGTGTCGACGGATTGCACAAGGTACAAATCGTTAAATACAAGGCATTCACGAAAGGATCACATAGTAATGATACCTGCATACAAAAAGAACCACACTAGAGGAAtaattctacactctaaaaacagaaagGGGGAGGGAAGGTTGCGGAGTAGTTAGCCGATGTTGGCCGCACActagtgggcatcgtcacgactatagcccctcacccccccctccccaccaccaccacgaaaaaaaaaaaaggacaagagAGTTGATGAGTTCACAGTGAGGCAGAGGCAGGATGAACGATACTGATGGGCCGGAGGTGCACTGTGGATGATAGGTGCACCAGAGCGATAGAGCGGTGAGATTATGtcgattttggtcataaagcgaattgtcataataGCGAGAAACACCCAGAAAACatcgttcccccccccccacacacacacaccgcctGTGAACCTACTACATATTCTAACAAGCAGATGATTTAGTGGATTATTTACATTTTATTTCCGAGAGAAATCGGTCCTATCTTTTTAAGTATTGTTTTCTGTGCAAGAACTCACAATGAATTCACCAGAAAGCGGGGTTGTGCTTTGGACGCCATATCGTCCACACATGCGCCACCTGGGGCCGCCGTACTTTCTGGAACAGAAGGGGTGCAAGGTTGGCGTTCACAATAGGGGCAGAACGCCAGTATTCTCCTCCTTACGTCTCCAAAGGTGTGTTCATACACGGTGAGGTAGTCATAATTACGGGGGATAGAATACACGTGTCCTACCCGACCCGTCCCCAGAAGTTCGGTCATAGTCTGATTAACGAGATGTCATAATAAGGAGGGAGATAGACATGGTGCCCCTATGGGGAAGAAACGGTTCCCTAGAAAAACGATCACAAAGTGaggatgtcatattaacgagtgtcataataacgagtgtAGAGTGTACTACACTGTAGTAGCGCTAGTGGGATGGTTGGCGGGCACCAAAGACGATGCGGAAGAGCACGACCTCAGTGTGATTATTCCGGCTGATTCGCCAGGAAGCACAGCTTACAGCATGAACTGTCTCGTCTCTATTTCCTCTTATTAAACCGTTGTTATTCCACGCATATCGGCTATGTATCTCAACTGGCGGGGAGGATGAATGCGGGGTCTGTATCCCTATGCGTCACAGCAAAGTCGGAGCTTCCCTCGCATCGCGTTGATTGGACAAAGAAATGCGGGAAGGGGCAGCTCCCGCAACATCCTGAAagaatgccgcgcatataccacactccaggcctggcatagtgacggacgtcctctttcCCGAAGGTTCTTACGCAGAACGAATTACAAAAACTCGCaacctcgtgcgttttcttcaagaaacggacCTCGCCGAAAGACCACTCTACTGCACCGCCGTCGCATCATcattcatcctgcctatgcctctCTTTGAACTCATCGACTCTCTTGTGGCCAACACCGGAAACATACTTCGACATACCCTCTCCCCCTCTCGCAATATGTTTGCTTTGATAATTGGATGCACGGCAAGTGACGTAGCTTTGACGTTTTACGACGATTCGGAGGAAGGAAAGGGGAACGTCGAAACAGGCACTTATGTTCATGTTTTAATTACAAACTGCAGAACGGAAGATTTTCGTTCGTTTTGCATTATTCGAATGATGTCGGAATCTTTCATATCGTCAAGAGGTATTTCAGCACTCTAAAGCTCCTTTGAGCTTCCTGGCTAATTCGGCGAAGGTAACGTCGTTCTCTTCGGGCGTCATGGGGATTCCGACGACTCCTGAGTTCAAGTGCCTGCTATATTGTTAAGTATCTCTTTTAATGAAGATCGCAATTGCATTAAGTCCTTAGATTCAGCAGATACAGTTGGTTTTAATGAAGACATCTCTGCCTTTATCTCCGTAATTTCGGCCTCACACTGGGAGCAATTAGTGACCAACTTGTCATATTTACACTAGAAAAATGATACTGGGTTCTTAATCTCCTCTATTACGTTTTTCGTAGGCAGGAATTATTGAACCGGTACCTTCAGGGACCGGTTGTCATTTCATCgactttcatttcatttcagtcATTCATCCACTTTGGCTGGTAGCCTGCCAAAGATATATTTCGAGGTAGTCAGCTCTGCCATGATTTTCCACAATCCGTTTGTATCGAAACTGCTAGAGCCCTCCGCCTTCCCTGAACTAGATTCGCCTGTATGACAAGTGCGGAATATCACTCAGACTCCTGAACATTTTTTTCTACTGTTCCAGAACACTGCTGGCTCAAATGATACCCATGCTCACAGTTGTAACATGTTAAaagggcaataaacaggtatacagtGTGTACTTTTTTTAATCCAGTGTGCGATTCGTTGCCAACGGTGAACTATTTGCAAAAActgttgtcgcaaaaagtaagtaatggctccaaaccgaccaaatattcactgcactctttcgcgctcagtctcacgcggattatgcttTTTGAATGGCATTATTTCGTggtaaagacgctcgctagaagtaaatgaattctatatttggatatcgtgagccgcGTCCTTCCACGGAGCATTGGGGAATGTTCCTCGAGCTGTTTAGTACCCCATTAAAAACTGCCCACCAGAAGAAAGATCTTTCTTGCATGCTATATACAGTCCACAATGATTGTGCAGTCACCAGCATTGGCAAACAAATGGCTAGGATACGAAAAGCGATACCTGCAGAAGACATAGAAGTTGGTCAATAACAGTTGCACTTCTTCTTCTCACTGCGACAAAGTATCGTCGTGCCGGTCTTGAAGGAACTTGAGTGCTGCATCCCGCATGCACACGGTGGAGGCATCCGTCTGGCCTCCCTGGGCCACCCTGTGTTGGTCAATAACAGTTACACTCCTGCTGTTTTACCTAAATTAATCAATTCACTCGCAATAATTTACTTTATTGAATCAATTCATAATTCATATGCATTCATCAAtctaataacaataataatttaTGTAACGGCCGCACCAAACAGCGCTTTGGTACTCCCCAGTTACTTACGCTGGAATGTGCTGTGATCAGAGTTATTTAACACGTGCCATGACTGACCATAATTACGCTCATCGACGACATGATATCGATATTTCTGGAATTTAGGGAGGTCTTTCACGTGCAATTAGGGCTGCTAGATTATAATGATTATTTGTTCATACCATTGATCTCCTTCTTGGGACCCAAGTAGGAGTGGCGGTACATCGatacaagaaaataaaaacagataCAAACATGAAACAATGCAGATAATTACtggcacatagcagacgacgcggtagCTACAAATTGCAAATGATGAGAATGCAGCAACCACAAAGGACGCAATGCACGCGTGTAGCAAGCAAGATAATAATGATATATACAATGACATAACGACTTACATTGATCCTACGCGGTCCCGAACCTTTGAAGCAAATACATCAAAGCCTTCAGACGATACAATTTTGTCCGTTAGGCTATCCAAGTCCATGAATGTACttgaagaaaaagaacaacTAAACGATTCTTCCCAGCACCTGTAAGGCACAATATAGAACTTAGTAATATTACGTGTGGGACGCCTGTCACACATAGGGATGTGACGGTTTGCGTCTGTGTTGAATTCGCCATTTAACATCTTGAACAACTTTTTTAATCTAGTTACTCGGCGCGTTTTCACCAATGGGTCAACACTTGCTTTCTTATAATTATCAGAGACTGAAATAAGACGCGTATATCTATTATAAGCAAAACGATTTTTTTAAAAGTTTACCTATGTTCCTACGGGAAGATACATCCCAAACGACATTAGCATATTCTAATACTGttctcatgttttttttttgtttttttttgattgggtgttagcgccgcgaagcaactgtggctatgagcgacgtacagatgtggacagacggagagaggatagcggaaggagtgggggacaggggggttagtacgcgtcctgggccgacttcacggggaactgtgccgacattcgtctggaaagtcttcggaaaacccagggaaaacctcagacagcacagccggcggtaggattcgaacccaccacctcccagtcttcagcacgaccttggttaccaccaacgagcggacgccttagcccactcggccatgccgctggtaagtTCTCATGTAAGTCTTAAAATCGGCGAGTTTAGTCTGCCAAGTAGCATGCTTCAAATTTCGCTGTAAAAACCATAGCTTGATTCGAGCGTCACTGGCAATGTTATGAAAATGCGGATTccaactttgcaatagtaacgCCAAGCTACTTAAAACTATCTACCTTCTCTAGAACTTGAGTGCCGGCATGATAGACACAATGAagaatttgttttgttttctctggAAATGTACATACATACTTTTTAGGACTTTTTATGATTAACCGCCGTATGCCACGAATCACACCATGAAACGATCTTGTTTGGACACTCATTCAacaaattttggtcataaactGACCTAATTTGTGAATAAATAATGCAACCATCAGCAAAAAAGGTGACAGTTAACAGCAATACTTTTAGTAATGTCATTTATAAGCACAAGAAAGAGAAGTGGGCCTAAAACCAAGCCCTGTGATACAAGAGATTTTACATGCGCTTTCGTGGAATCTGAGTGCTCGATATGGGCCGACTGCATCTACCGTAAAAGCAGCTCAATAACCATTTCATTGGCCGGGAGTTGAGCCATAGCTTAccatgtttcagtaatattttattATGCGATACCTTGGTCGCGGTGCCCACGACTTTTCGTATCACAAAGTAAACTATGTTCATACGTGGAGTATTATGTTATATTAGTATATTGCACATCATATCATATTGCAATACCAGGCAGCAACGTAGTAATACAAAGTAAAAATGTGAAGTGGCGTCGACAGTATAGCAGCAGTCGCGAGCCACTAAAGAAAATATTGCTACAGACGCAAACGACGAGTCCCATAACGTGCAGGTGCCCAGCAGAAAACACTTGAAGCCATTCCACCCATGGTCACCCTCCTTGGTCCCATCTCTCGTCCTACCCAGTCTGCCACAGCCCTGCTCCACTTCCTGCAAGATTCGGGCCTCGCGTCCGCCGTTTTCTCGCGCCATGgcgtgcctgtgctgcactgactgtttttcgttctttcttttcatctttCCTTTTTATGTTTCTTTTGAGTTTCtattatttttaattttgtgtttgcggaatagcaagccagcatcaacctggctgacatttcctcttttctATCCTTTAAACATATACCCACCCGCCCCTATTCTACACAGGCGATTGGCCACGATGTACCAAACGTATGCGAACATCATTTTCGAAAGTAATGTGTAGATAAGTATTCCGTTTTTACGGCTTGGCTATACTACGCCAATATTCAACCTAGATAGATTTCTATACCTGTCCAGCGTTTGCGTATTTCTTCGGGTGCGTAAAGGGGAGAAATGGTAAAAAGTGACCGTAGCGTGAGGAGCGCGTCATTGATCAATATGTCATCAAGAAATGTTTAATCTTACTGATTTTCCCAGCTTGAGTTAAAATGTTGCAAAAAATTATCCATGTCCTTCCGGAGCTTCCTCGTCTCTTCGTCTGCAATTCTGGCTTCCTTCCTCTGTTTCTCCTCTCCTTTTTGTCGTTCCTGTTTTTCACGATTGCCCTGTTCACGCACCCGGCGGAGTTCCCGTTCCATGCTATTCAGTTGAACCTTCATCTCATGCATGCAAAACGCGTGTTTCTCGAGCGTCATATGACGTTCCATTTCGTCATCGCCTGCCTTGAATGTACATCCGAAAGCGGCCATCTTGCAGAGCTTCGGTGTCTTGCGGCAACCGAAGCCATGCTCTTCAAAGCTGCCACGTCGAATGTTCTCTTGGTTGCAGTACTGACACGAGAGTGGGTAATCCTGACAGTCCTTCAAGTGATTCCCAATCTCGGAGACGAAATAGTTCCCGTAGCAGAAACGGCACTCCTGCGTACGCATGGAACACTCATCGGTCAAGTGCTTTGGTAGGTCGGTGTTGGGGACGATGGAAGAACACTCGTTGGGGCACGGCGTCGGACGTCGAGGGCAGGTTCGGAAGTGGTCCAGACAGTTATGAGGGATGGTCGTCTGATACTTGCAGCCAAATATTGTACCAGGACAGAGCAAGGTACTGTTTCCGTTGCAGCGAGTACATCGAGGGGCTTGCGAAGGTTCGTTGTTCAGTAAACACTCCTTGCATACGTAATGCTCACAGGTGGTTGCTTTCCAGAGGTCGATGGAGGCGGCACCGCAATACTCGCACATAGACAGCGAGTCCAGCGACGGCTGCTGTTGAGAAAAACTACTGGCAAGCATGTTGGGAAAACGAGACGTCCTTCTGAGAAGAAATGCTCGAGACGCAAGAATAGCTTGATGCGGAACTGTACTACCCGTACTGAAGATCGGGTTTCGTATGAAGCGTCTGCGACGGCGGTTCTGGGTCGTGCTCTAATCTGTGGTGACGCATAGCGCAAGCGGGAGATGGCGATAAGGGCTTCCAGGAAATGGAGTGGCGTCGCATCTGTAGCAACTCGCTTAACTTATGGGCTATGTGTGTAGCGTATTTTTGTGTCTTTGACTGTTCCTTGATGACAAGTACAGGGTACAAGGAGCCTGGTTGTAAGAAGGAGAACGTCGAGACAGGACAGGaatatttctgatgacagtatCGGATTTCATGGTGCTGCTCTACACTCTACGCCCGGTAACGCCTAAGTACAGGTTCGAAATgcggtacattttttaaaaaatgtaccgcATTATTTTACCCGGTACAATGATCCTCCTTAAACAACCGGGTACACTACACCCCCTTACTCACTGGGAACAGATTAGGTACGATACGATTTCTCACACATTGCTCGAAGCCTTGAAATTGCAAGGACGAGTAAGACACGGCAAACGGTTGCCGCATCGCACTCGCCCCTGCAACTAAAGGCTTCTCTCTTCACGTGAGGAAATTTCATCGCGGCCATAAAACCTGTTACATCCCTGATGATCTCTTTGTTGCTGCCGAGCCCGTAACGATCCACACATATACATGATGCAACGTGAACAATTTATTGAGAAAATACATACCTTAAACGTGTTATCCAATACAGATAATGGGTATCACCAGCACGCACTTCGCAATCGGTCCACGAATGGTTCACACACGAAAACACAACGATCACACCATAACTGGTGGCTGTCCGCACAAAATCGTCCGGCATAATTCGGTTCGCTGGCAATTTCTAGATTGTAGAAGTCTCACTTTGTCTTCATTCTTGGCCGTCAACAATTGAGTTCGCTTGGTTGTTACGTGATGAGACTGGTCCAGCCAACTGTGGCGCAGGCTTGGCGATGTGCCTGGAAATAAAACACTCATCCACATGGCTCGTTCCGAAGCACTTAACAGCCTACAGTTATGTCGGCAACAAAAAATATGCCAAAACCAACTCACCGACCCGGCTCTGCAAGTGCTCAAGAGTCAATGCTAGTAATACTGAAATAATTATAGTAAACATGCTCACCTCAGTGACCGAtcccagctagcctgcatttaaaAATGAAACTTGTAAGGCTCAGCTCCCTCGGTTGAATGTAAAGGTTGCTATTAACGGCTGATAATACTCACCAACTACCTACCTGCAAATCTGAACGAGATGTCTGAAAATGAAACGTCCGTTCACACGCCTTGTTCCGAAGCGTTGAACAGTTTTTAATCACGTCAGCAACAAAAGATAAGCCCAAACTGACTCACCCACCCGCCGATCCGGCTCATGCAAATGCTTATTAGAGATCAATATCAGTAATGCTGAAATAAACACAGTAACCATGTGCTTTGCTCACCTCGTTTACAGATTCCAACTCACCTGCAAAAAAGGTGAAACAACTTATGACACCTAGCTCTCTGTCAGGTCAGACTGAGTATAACCACGGACCGTTGTACAAGGTTCAGAGACAGTTGTTCAGATGACTATTATCCATGGCTGATAATACATAATACTCACCGGGTATACCTACCTTCACGCAAGTGCCGTGTCTTTCTCTGCTATACGTGGCCCTCTGGCTGTAACCAGGGAGTTCCGAGACGATAGCTAATGCGGATGCTAATCTACACAGCAGTTATCACTTACCTTCGCCTGTCTTTCTGTAATAGCTAGAAATTAGAACTTCCCCCAACTCTTCAAGCAGGACACCGCCATGTTTCTTTGTTCTCCCGTTGAGCTGGTGATTGGCTGATGTGACGTGCCAATAGCGACACCAACGGCGAATGAGGAGCGACGAGACGCGACAGCTGGGCGCTGGGACTCCTTGTACCTGAGTTTTTGGGGCTCGAAAGATTTTCAGTTTGGTCTTTGCTTTTTCGCACCGCTCTGTCCTCAGTTGTGCTTTTTTTTAAGCACTGATAAACCTACGTAGGACGCTGATAAGGATGCGCGTCAACGATGGTGCAAGCGAAAGTGCGGAATGCAGAAGTTACTAGCAGATTAGGGCTGCTCACACGGCATGAGAGCAGGCTCTTGGCGCCACACAGTTTTGCATTTATTCCTTACTGTTGCGGGAGGACTATTGAACCTTACACTGTTGGATGCCATAACACCCTTCCCTACACAGTGCTCTTTCCGCACTTCGATTAGTTTCCTGCTGCGTTTACCGTCAACAATGTGGTCGGTTCCGAGACTTGCCCTTTACGGCATTTTTGTCACTGGTTCCAACCGtgcgcgaaaaaaagaaagaaaacaaactaGAAGACAGATTTTGCACGACAAAGAATTCTGTCACTATTTCTCACTGGGTCTAGCGCACTTGTTTGCAGTGCCCGTAATGAGCATTAAAGGTTCCAGATGTATGTTCACTAAAATTTATACCCTCTCTGACATACGTGTTTGCCACAATACCACAACATACATCAATTGaggctttttgtttgtttgtcatgAAGTGACCAAAGGAGGCTATTAGCCAAGacacattttatttcttcagtgGCCAACAACAAGGACTCAATGAAAGTGATATGAGAGTAATCCTAAATATGCACAGTCGACAAACATGGGCTACTATATGTGCTCAAGGAATGAATGAGTTATCAATACAGAGCACCATGCACTGACTAGACACTTGTTGATCaccattcatgtttttgtttgtttttgtcaaCAAGAAACAAGGTGGTCAAGTGTGCATGGAGATAGATTAGTAATAAAAACGTTTTATCTTAAAATATCACAGCGTGAGGGTAAAATAAACCCATAAAAATCAACCTTATGAGCATTGCAACACACTTGGTATTAAAAATTCAAACTATGACTAGCTCGTAATTGCCTTAACAAATAAGAATGAATGTCGAGCAGAAAAAATCTTCAAAGTAACCATGTGAACAAAGTA includes these proteins:
- the LOC135378691 gene encoding TNF receptor-associated factor 3-like; the encoded protein is MLASSFSQQQPSLDSLSMCEYCGAASIDLWKATTCEHYVCKECLLNNEPSQAPRCTRCNGNSTLLCPGTIFGCKYQTTIPHNCLDHFRTCPRRPTPCPNECSSIVPNTDLPKHLTDECSMRTQECRFCYGNYFVSEIGNHLKDCQDYPLSCQYCNQENIRRGSFEEHGFGCRKTPKLCKMAAFGCTFKAGDDEMERHMTLEKHAFCMHEMKVQLNSMERELRRVREQGNREKQERQKGEEKQRKEARIADEETRKLRKDMDNFLQHFNSSWENQCWEESFSCSFSSSTFMDLDSLTDKIVSSEGFDVFASKVRDRVGSMVAQGGQTDASTVCMRDAALKFLQDRHDDTLSQ